One window of the Acetomicrobium thermoterrenum DSM 13490 genome contains the following:
- a CDS encoding ABC transporter permease, producing MKEKRALHRFVITLMFLYLFMPLIATFLYSIATDWYDTVLPKGLTLSWYVKLFQDVRFVAALGRTLFACSVAVGLNIAVMVVSLFIVSLYIPKLERFLQAFAMLPYAIPGVIGAIGLIKVYSSGPLAISGTVWLLIGAYFVVILPYTYQGTRNSMRTVDLPQLVSAAELLGASKPKAFFKVVLPNILPGVMVSALLSFSVLFGEFVLTNLLVGGYYETVQIYLMRRMRESGHLSSAVVISYYLFVFCLSWIALKLGQNFKNGNFDNLRGKKYELPHYR from the coding sequence GTGAAGGAAAAGAGGGCACTTCATCGCTTCGTCATAACTTTGATGTTTCTTTATTTGTTCATGCCTTTGATAGCAACCTTCCTATATTCGATTGCCACCGACTGGTACGATACTGTCCTGCCCAAGGGGTTGACTCTCTCTTGGTATGTGAAGCTTTTCCAGGATGTACGTTTCGTAGCGGCTTTGGGGCGAACGCTTTTTGCCTGCTCCGTCGCGGTAGGTTTAAACATTGCCGTGATGGTGGTATCGCTTTTCATCGTCTCTCTGTATATTCCAAAGTTAGAGCGGTTTCTTCAGGCTTTCGCCATGCTTCCCTACGCCATACCTGGAGTGATTGGTGCCATAGGGCTGATCAAGGTCTATTCCTCCGGACCTTTGGCAATTTCCGGGACAGTTTGGTTATTGATAGGAGCCTACTTCGTCGTCATACTTCCCTATACATATCAAGGAACGCGAAACAGCATGAGGACGGTAGACCTTCCTCAACTCGTCAGCGCGGCCGAGCTTTTGGGTGCTTCCAAGCCTAAAGCCTTCTTTAAAGTTGTACTGCCGAACATACTTCCCGGGGTTATGGTATCAGCCCTGCTTTCTTTCTCCGTGCTTTTCGGCGAGTTCGTTTTGACAAACCTCTTGGTAGGCGGATACTACGAAACCGTTCAGATATACCTAATGAGGCGAATGAGAGAAAGCGGCCATTTGTCCAGTGCCGTCGTGATAAGTTACTACCTTTTCGTCTTCTGCCTTTCATGGATCGCGTTAAAGCTGGGCCAAAACTTTAAAAACGGCAATTTTGATAACTTAAGGGGGAAGAAATATGAGTTACCTCATTATAGATAA